The Euphorbia lathyris chromosome 8, ddEupLath1.1, whole genome shotgun sequence genome has a window encoding:
- the LOC136202781 gene encoding nuclear pore complex protein NUP1-like: protein MDTKDPTTMSFLPKPPQNGGAVGKFRKPTSRRPPATPYDRPSQNQAHRGRLLSKLLDPALRLVYGGANLLFPSFFSASKSALPSSTNLEENHEVLGNTNLHTEVEEQHDVAGDGNFTQKHVESSATQVAGSSSKLDLNEQQHNHKVEVSDPDGLSEIERLVKDKKFSRDEINRLVEIINSRVVDHPNIEQENKHTITQVGDLRGSGAIEYLGKSTGAKQEDLDTTLWETSNSKDKLFSCPISIDAGRPIPLENSRKSTKEKNEDPDKISWRSSTAILQSKRQDDIGSSPIDIARAYMGHRTSEVGFGTSSSISRDEETLPYSNELVVKPLPAPRTTPRWPGALVQDQHDYMTPQTQRKRFGLHNFPRTPYSRTIHSTTKSRLIQLQGNSDRHPSIMTNPFQQTTTPLEQVRLNSNALNGNHRSVGPIRRLRHKVNAETPARGSVNFRTPLNGVEKEYWSNSEGLFSAPKQNVENGRIDSQCSKPQNTEVFTPSVPAHSSRVARKILEHLDRNPPTVIEKSAELRLASSWKKQESGNKVNAVATASDIKVATALTRGDYAGPSQDLTKTQNAQQKGANEDVFKVPSDASASASASGVLSLQKKIPPRNSSAKPMLPNIAIDKPNQRWTFSSDNSLGFSFPVSAASGGSSEPPTPTFMPIFSVIGQSEGSSVPSYSFGSRESTPPYIFSFPSTSSSSIQEEDASDLEFNFGSGERRISFASIGHETVCC from the exons ATGGACACTAAAGACCCCACAACGATGTCGTTTCTACCCAAGCCGCCGCAGAACGGAGGCGCCGTCGGTAAGTTCAGGAAACCGACGTCACGTAGACCGCCTGCTACGCCTTACGACCGTCCCTCACAGAACCAGGCACACCGTGGTCGTTTACTCTCTAAGCTTTTGGATCCTGCTCTCCGTCTTGTTTACGGCGGAGCCAACCTGCTATTCCCTTCCTTCTTCTCCGCATCGAAATCTGCGCTTCCTTCTTCtaccaatttagaagaaaatcATG AGGTTTTGGGAAATACTAATTTGCACACAGAGGTTGAAGAACAACATGATGTTGCTGGTGATGGAAATTTCACTCAGAAG CATGTGGAATCAAGTGCAACTCAAGTGGCTGGCAGTAGCAGCAAATTGGACTTGAATGAGCAGCAACATAACCACAAAGTTGAAGTGTCTGATCCTGATGGGCTTTCTGAAATTGAGAGACTAGTGAAGGATAAAAAGTTTTCTAG GGATGAAATTAATCGGTTGGTAGAGATAATAAATTCAAGGGTTGTTGATCATCCCAATATTGAGCAAGAAAATAAGCATACAATCACACAAGTAGGTGATCTTAGAGGGTCTGGAGCCATTGAATATTTAGGGAAGTCAACTGGAGCAAAGCAAGAAGATTTGGATACTACTCTTTGGGAAACCTCAAATAGTAAAGATAAATTGTTTTCATGTCCAATTTCAATAGATGCTGGAAGGCCTATTCCCCTTGAAAATTCTAGGAAATCTACCAAAGAAAAGAATGAGGATCCGGATAAAATTAGTTGGAGGTCCTCGACCGCTATCTTGCAGTCAAAA CGGCAGGATGATATTGGCTCTTCACCAATTGATATTGCTAGAGCGTATATGGGACATCGAACATCAGAAGTAGGCTTTGGTACTAGCAGCTCAatatcaagagatgaagagacgTTGCCATATAGCAACGAGCTTGTGGTAAAGCCATTGCCAGCCCCTAGGACAACCCCACGCTGGCCTGGTGCCTTAGTGCAGGATCAGCATGATTATATGACCCCACAAACTCAGAGAAAGAGATTTGGGCTTCATAATTTTCCCCGAACCCCATATTCTAGAACCATTCATTCGACGACAAAGTCCAGG TTGATCCAGTTACAGGGAAATAGTGATAGGCACCCTAGCATAATGACAAATCCATTTCAGCAGACTACAACTCCATTAGAACAG GTACGTTTAAATAGCAATGCATTAAATGGTAACCACCGATCTGTGGGACCCATTCGTAGGCTGCGGCATAAGGTTAATGCTGAAACTCCTGCTAGAGGATCAGTGAATTTTCGGACACCTTTAAACGGTGTTGAAAAGGAGTACTGGAGTAATTCAGAGGGCTTATTTTCTGCTCCAAAGCAAAATGTGGAAAATGGACGAATAGATAGTCAGTGTAGTAAGCCACAAAACACTGAAGTCTTTACTCCAAGTGTCCCTGCACATTCTAGCCGGGTGGCCCGAAAAATATTAGAGCACCTTGATAGAAATCCACCTACGGTTATAGAGAAGTCTGCTGAGTTGCGGTTAGCCTCGTCATGGAAGAAGCAGGAGTCTGGTAACAAGGTGAATGCAGTGGCAACAGCTTCAGATATAAAAGTTGCCACTGCTTTAACACGTGGCGATTATGCTGGGCCTTCACAAGATTTAACAAAAACCCAGAATGCTCAACAGAAGGGTGCCAATGAG GATGTTTTCAAGGTGCCATCGGACGCTTCTGCTTCTGCTTCTGCTTCGGGAGTATTAAGTTTGCAAAAGAAGATTCCGCCTAGAAATTCTAGTGCAAAACCAATGTTACCTAATATTGCCATTGATAAGCCAAATCAAAGGTGGACATTTTCTTCTGATAATAGCTTGGGATTTAGTTTCCCTGTTTCTGCAGCTTCTGGGGGGTCGTCTGAGCCACCGACACCCACATTCATGCCAATTTTCTCGGTCATTGGTCAGAGCGAGGGATCATCAGTCCCGTCCTACAGTTTTGGCTCAAGAGAGTCTACACCTCCCTACATTTTCTCATTCCCTTCGACGAGCAGTTCCTCCATACAGGAAGAAGATGCATCAGACCTTGAGTTCAATTTTGGATCAGGTGAGCGGAGGATATCATTTGCTTCAATAGGCCATGAAACTGTCTGCTGCTGA